One Acipenser ruthenus chromosome 33, fAciRut3.2 maternal haplotype, whole genome shotgun sequence genomic region harbors:
- the LOC117433300 gene encoding keratin, type I cytoskeletal 50 kDa-like, with translation MLAPAAMGSQRVSISSMPRLSSVWIPSIYGGAGGSGTCISRSLSSMSMVSTGLGSGFGSSSGGSFQTAVLDGGVHLDSKQTMTILNDRLAVYLEKVHSLEQVNRDLEVKIRLFLGKQSPIHRDVSSYEATIADLQAKIQAATVVNASIYLSTDNAKLAADDFRIKYEAEVAMRQSVEADTAGLKRVLDKLTLTRSSLEMEVEGLKEELIYLKKNHEEELIGLRSHLSGQVNVEVDAAPHQDLAKIIAEIREQYEAMVTKNQKDVEAWYQTKTETLTQEITTNTAILQTSKTQLSELRRSVQGLEIKHQSLLSIIPCLEVSLADTKARYSAQLLSLQSMVSSLEEQLTQMRSNTKRQSQEYKMLLDIKTRLEIEIAEYKRLLDGEEGCNTSSTQACFGSTTTRKVVTTTEKTVNGKVVSSSSQELQVKL, from the exons ATGTTAGCTCCAGCAGCAATGGGCTCCCAGCGTGTTTCCATCTCCAGCATGCCCAGGCTGAGCTCTGTGTGGATCCCAAGCATCTATGGCGGTGCCGGAGGCAGTGGAACCTGCATCTCCAGGTCCTTATCCTCTATGTCCATGGTCAGCACTGGCCTGGGCTCGGGGTTCGGCTCCAGCTCCGGGGGGAGCTTCCAGACGGCAGTCTTGGATGGAGGCGTCCATCTTGATAGCAAGCAGACCATGACAATCCTCAACGACCGCCTGGCCGTCTACCTGGAGAAGGTGCACAGCCTGGAGCAGGTCAACAGAGACCTGGAAGTGAAGATCCGGCTGTTCCTGGGGAAGCAGTCCCCAATCCACCGGGACGTGAGCAGCTACGAAGCCACCATCGCCGATCTGCAAGCCAAG ATCCAGGCTGCTACTGTGGTGAACGCCAGTATCTACCTCAGCACTGACAACGCCAAACTGGCTGCTGACGATTTCAGAATCAA GTATGAGGCTGAGGTGGCAATGAGGCAGTCTGTCGAGGCTGACACCGCTGGACTGAAGAGGGTCCTGGACAAGTTGACTTTGACCAGATCCTCCCTGGAGATGGAGGTTGAGGGTCTGAAGGAGGAGCTGATCTACCTCAAGAAGAACCACGAGGAA gagctcaTCGGTCTACGTTCCCATTTGAGTGGGCAAGTGAACGTTGAGGTGGACGCTGCCCCCCATCAGGACCTGGCAAAGATCATAGCTGAAATCAGAGAGCAGTACGAAGCCATGGTCACCAAGAACCAGAAAGATGTAGAGGCCTGGTACCAGACTAAG ACCGAGACCCTGACCCAGGAGATAACCACCAATACAGCAATTCTTCAGACCAGCAAGACTCAACTGTCAGAGCTGAGACGCTCAGTCCAAGGCTTGGAGATTAAGCACCAGTCTCTGCTGAGCATA ATACCGTGTCTGGAAGTGTCCCTGGCAGACACCAAGGCTCGCTACAGTGCTCAGCTGCTCAGTTTGCAGTCCATGGTCAGCAGCCTGGAGGAGCAGCTAACGCAGATGAGGTCAAACACGAAGCGCCAGTCCCAGGAATACAAGATGCTGCTGGACATCAAGACCCGTCTGGAGATTGAGATTGCAGAGTATAAGCGCCTGCTAGATGGAGAGGAGGGCTG TAACACCAGCAGCACCCAGGCCTGCTTTGGGTCAACGACCACGAGGAAAGTGGTCACCACCACAGAGAAGACGGTCAATGGGAAGGTTGTGAGCTCCTCATCCCAGGAGTTGCAGGTGAAACTCTGA